The Pseudoliparis swirei isolate HS2019 ecotype Mariana Trench chromosome 16, NWPU_hadal_v1, whole genome shotgun sequence genome includes a window with the following:
- the dap gene encoding death-associated protein 1, translating to MSSPPKEKVETKGGHLPAVKAGGMRIVQKHQQAAAAPDPLQRDEEDEEDEEEYVSSSPPKIPVIVSGVVTKGDKDFTPAAAQVAHQKPQPCVPKLPASQQINQHIHQPRK from the exons ATGTCATCGCCGCCGAAGGAGAAAGTGGAAACCAAAGGAGGACATCTCCCTGCAG TCAAAGCAGGAGGTATGAGAATAGTGCAGAAGCACCAGCAggcagctgctgctccagaccCACTGCAGAGagatgaggaagacgaggaggatgaggaggagtacGTCAGCAGCAG tCCACCAAAGATCCCCGTGATTGTGTCTGGAGTGGTGACAAAG GGCGATAAGGACTTCACCCCCGCGGCCGCCCAGGTGGCTCATCAGAAGCCCCAGCCTTGTGTCCCCAAGCTGCCCGCCTCTCAGCAGATCAACCAGCACATCCACCAGCCCCGCAAGTGA